A part of Rhodocyclaceae bacterium genomic DNA contains:
- a CDS encoding LLM class flavin-dependent oxidoreductase encodes MRKDRSALGMRPKRLGIRFEGFEGLDEARSLALAAEAAGASSIWMSQHLGGRDAPTLATIIASGTKRIRVVPSNLSPFIAHPTTVAMMLATLSEFAPGRVAASIGIGNPLDLSQSGAVVEDAEDAVCDFVGALDRLFARQPVEFAGRTFRLDGAKLNVAAGVAIPVYVTCLEPKMARRAGATSASLQLSAGFSPAFAGACVEAFEGGASGAGIDASGRPRACFAYFGTDERESFEGVRRKLAYLFRNRLMAENIRLSGLPIDQPAIIECIARRDLEAATKLVPDAAVEAFAVTGSLSTCATTVRRFFDAGIDEMLINVGSTEAERRAAFDLIAAVNGTAA; translated from the coding sequence ATGCGGAAGGACAGGAGCGCGCTGGGCATGCGGCCGAAACGACTGGGCATACGGTTCGAAGGCTTCGAAGGTCTGGACGAAGCCAGGTCACTGGCGCTCGCGGCCGAGGCGGCCGGCGCTTCGAGCATCTGGATGTCGCAGCACCTGGGCGGACGCGATGCGCCGACGCTGGCCACGATCATCGCATCGGGCACGAAGCGCATCCGCGTGGTGCCGTCCAACCTGTCGCCGTTCATCGCGCACCCGACCACGGTGGCGATGATGCTGGCCACGCTGTCGGAGTTCGCACCGGGCCGGGTCGCCGCATCGATCGGCATCGGCAATCCGCTCGACCTGTCGCAGTCGGGCGCGGTGGTCGAAGACGCGGAGGACGCGGTGTGCGATTTCGTCGGTGCGCTCGACCGGCTGTTCGCGCGCCAGCCGGTCGAATTCGCCGGCCGCACCTTCAGGCTGGACGGCGCTAAGCTGAACGTCGCCGCTGGCGTGGCGATTCCCGTCTACGTGACCTGCCTCGAGCCGAAGATGGCGCGCCGCGCAGGTGCGACCTCGGCCTCGCTGCAATTGTCGGCCGGTTTCTCGCCGGCCTTCGCCGGCGCCTGTGTCGAGGCGTTCGAGGGTGGCGCCTCCGGCGCAGGCATCGACGCGTCCGGCCGGCCCCGTGCCTGCTTCGCCTACTTCGGAACCGACGAACGCGAATCGTTCGAAGGCGTGCGGCGCAAGCTGGCCTACCTGTTCCGCAACCGGCTGATGGCCGAGAACATCCGGCTGTCCGGCCTGCCCATCGACCAGCCGGCGATCATCGAGTGCATCGCCCGGCGCGACCTCGAGGCGGCGACGAAGCTGGTGCCCGATGCTGCGGTCGAGGCGTTCGCGGTCACCGGCAGCCTGTCCACCTGCGCTACGACCGTTCGCCGCTTCTTCGATGCCGGCATCGACGAGATGCTGATCAACGTCGGCTCGACCGAGGCCGAACGCAGGGCGGCGTTCGACCTGATCGCGGCGGTCAACGGCACGGCAGCCTGA
- a CDS encoding insulinase family protein, whose translation MRLLAIRAPGLHTASVSVFVRSGSAHEPARDNGISHVIEHMAFKGTPRRDARRINLDAERLGADVNAHTDKDHTAYYMYGMPRDAVAMIGMLGDIVRHATYPEAELERERTVLLAELADEQDDPVATAYRLFDEASFGAHPVARPVIGTARTISRFTRDDLVRHVGRQYSGANVVAGVIGDIDPDAALAALTKAFASMPRGEENTIAAPAFVGGVRARRVTGSSQTHLVAGFPIASLRADDPTARVAAAVLGEGMSSPLLHHLRERLGLVYHADCSADVMDSWGQFMVEASTSPANVEALLGELAKMLHDHAARVDPAELRRARNQVLVARLRTLERAGRRLEDAALDLFALGRARSHEEWLDRIASVTGAKVRQLFERMLDAGPAVALTGNVRPGMRDQAEKLLRTRLA comes from the coding sequence GTGCGGCTGCTCGCGATACGCGCCCCCGGCCTGCACACCGCGTCGGTGAGCGTGTTCGTTCGCTCGGGCAGTGCCCATGAACCGGCGCGCGACAACGGCATCAGCCATGTGATCGAGCACATGGCGTTCAAGGGCACGCCCAGGCGCGATGCCCGCCGGATCAACCTCGACGCCGAGCGCCTCGGCGCGGACGTGAACGCGCATACCGACAAGGACCACACCGCGTACTACATGTACGGCATGCCGCGCGATGCAGTCGCGATGATCGGGATGCTCGGCGACATCGTGCGCCACGCCACCTATCCCGAGGCGGAGCTCGAGCGCGAGCGCACCGTGCTGCTGGCCGAGCTCGCCGACGAGCAGGACGATCCGGTCGCCACCGCCTACCGCCTGTTCGACGAGGCGAGCTTCGGCGCGCATCCGGTGGCGCGTCCGGTGATCGGCACCGCACGGACGATCTCGCGCTTCACGCGCGACGATCTCGTGCGCCATGTCGGGCGCCAGTACTCCGGCGCGAACGTGGTCGCCGGGGTGATCGGCGACATCGATCCGGACGCCGCGCTCGCCGCGCTGACGAAGGCGTTCGCGTCGATGCCGCGCGGCGAAGAGAACACGATCGCCGCGCCGGCCTTCGTCGGCGGCGTACGCGCGCGCCGCGTCACCGGCAGCAGCCAGACCCATCTGGTCGCCGGGTTCCCGATCGCATCGCTGCGTGCGGACGATCCGACCGCCCGTGTCGCCGCAGCCGTGCTGGGCGAAGGGATGAGCTCGCCGTTGCTGCACCACCTGCGGGAACGACTCGGTCTCGTATACCACGCCGATTGCTCGGCCGACGTGATGGACAGCTGGGGCCAGTTCATGGTCGAGGCCTCGACGTCGCCGGCCAACGTCGAGGCGCTGCTGGGCGAACTCGCGAAGATGCTGCACGATCATGCGGCCCGCGTCGATCCCGCTGAACTGCGCCGCGCGCGCAACCAGGTACTCGTCGCAAGGCTGCGCACGCTGGAGCGCGCCGGACGCCGGCTGGAAGACGCAGCGCTGGACCTGTTCGCGCTCGGCCGCGCGCGCAGCCACGAAGAATGGCTCGACCGCATCGCTTCGGTCACCGGTGCGAAGGTGCGCCAGCTGTTCGAGCGGATGCTCGATGCTGGCCCGGCGGTCGCGCTGACCGGCAATGTGCGCCCCGGCATGCGCGACCAGGCGGAGAAGCTGCTTCGGACACGGCTGGCCTGA
- a CDS encoding redoxin domain-containing protein produces the protein MSGFRENYAQFQALDAEILQISADPVPSLKAWMESLGGLPFPLLSDFWPHGSVGRAYGVFNDERGMDARSVFIVDATGVIRHSHVYAPGTVPESADLLARLAAI, from the coding sequence GTGAGCGGGTTCCGTGAGAACTACGCACAATTCCAGGCACTCGACGCAGAAATCCTGCAGATCAGTGCCGACCCCGTCCCCAGCCTGAAGGCGTGGATGGAATCGCTCGGTGGCCTGCCGTTTCCGCTGCTTTCGGACTTCTGGCCGCATGGCAGCGTCGGCCGCGCCTATGGCGTGTTCAACGATGAACGCGGGATGGATGCGCGTTCGGTGTTCATCGTCGACGCAACCGGCGTGATCCGACACTCGCATGTCTACGCACCGGGTACCGTCCCGGAGAGCGCCGACCTGCTGGCGAGGCTCGCCGCGATCTGA
- a CDS encoding alanine racemase has protein sequence MADLRSIETPALLLDRARMNRNVGRMQSQVDGLGCRLRPHVKTSKSWPVVQAQMQAGAASITVSTLKEAEQFFAQGVRDILYAVALAPNKIAHALDLRARGCDLAAIVDSVASAKAIAGACAAARVQLPTLVEVDSDGHRSGVRPGDPMLVEIARVLHSAGSLAGVMTHAGGSYDLDTPEALGAMAAQERDAVVACAAALRAAGLPCERVSVGSTPTALSATGLEGVTEVRAGVYVFFDLVMAGIGVCGQQDIALSVLTSVIGHQPAKGWIIVDAGWMAMSRDRGTAKQKIDHGYGAVCDVAGEPVPALWMGAANQEHGIVSMRDGSCPDDLVQRYPIGTLLRVQPNHACATAAQYEAYRVVDGGAIIDTWPRFSGW, from the coding sequence TTGGCTGACCTGCGTTCGATCGAAACCCCCGCGCTGCTGCTCGACCGCGCACGCATGAACCGCAATGTCGGGCGCATGCAGTCGCAGGTTGACGGGCTCGGCTGCCGGTTGCGCCCCCACGTGAAGACCAGCAAGAGCTGGCCGGTGGTGCAGGCGCAGATGCAGGCCGGGGCAGCCTCGATCACCGTGTCGACGCTGAAGGAAGCCGAGCAGTTCTTCGCGCAGGGCGTGCGCGACATCCTCTATGCGGTGGCGCTGGCACCGAACAAGATCGCCCATGCGCTCGACCTGCGGGCACGCGGCTGCGACCTGGCGGCGATCGTCGATTCGGTCGCTTCGGCCAAGGCGATCGCCGGTGCCTGCGCAGCCGCTCGCGTGCAGTTGCCGACGCTGGTCGAGGTCGACAGCGATGGCCACCGCTCCGGCGTGCGGCCTGGCGACCCGATGCTGGTCGAGATCGCACGCGTGCTTCACTCGGCCGGGTCACTGGCCGGAGTGATGACGCATGCCGGCGGGTCCTACGACCTCGACACCCCGGAGGCGCTGGGCGCGATGGCGGCGCAGGAGCGCGATGCAGTCGTGGCCTGCGCTGCGGCACTGCGTGCCGCAGGGTTGCCGTGCGAACGGGTCAGCGTCGGCTCCACGCCGACGGCGCTGTCGGCGACCGGCCTCGAGGGCGTGACCGAAGTGCGCGCCGGGGTCTACGTGTTCTTCGACCTGGTGATGGCCGGCATCGGCGTCTGCGGCCAGCAGGACATCGCGCTGTCGGTGCTGACCAGCGTGATCGGGCACCAGCCCGCGAAGGGTTGGATCATCGTCGATGCCGGCTGGATGGCGATGAGCCGCGACCGCGGTACCGCGAAGCAGAAGATCGATCACGGCTACGGCGCGGTGTGCGACGTAGCGGGTGAGCCGGTGCCCGCCTTGTGGATGGGTGCGGCGAACCAGGAGCACGGCATCGTGTCGATGCGCGACGGCAGCTGCCCGGACGACCTGGTGCAGCGTTACCCGATCGGTACGCTGCTGCGCGTGCAGCCGAACCATGCCTGCGCGACGGCAGCCCAGTACGAGGCCTATCGCGTGGTCGACGGCGGCGCGATCATCGACACCTGGCCGAGGTTCTCCGGCTGGTAG
- a CDS encoding ornithine cyclodeaminase family protein, which yields MQNPPIYLTSSQCQSLLTSQDVIEQIERVVAWDAEGKIRWPSPRNMNMRDVHENHYHLKACILDPLSIAGFRVVAHLSTEENSSNATRYVVVVDAESSRTLAFVDETWSYAQRTVASIVMAARKLALPDAGVLALVGAGNLATTALEYYSKLFNLREVRVVSRRPHTREALASRAESHYKIPARAMDSIEAAVSGADLVLTATNSGKALIEAAWIAPGAVVATLDTAEPGRDYAEQADLFVVDSREQLQKELLELFGEEGPGWVDATVAEVVGGKHPGRTDPKQRALIVTQGMASQDIALAHLAYVRAVERKLGLVMPAGGA from the coding sequence ATGCAGAACCCGCCCATCTACCTGACCTCCAGCCAGTGCCAGTCGCTGCTCACCTCGCAGGACGTGATCGAGCAGATCGAACGCGTCGTGGCGTGGGACGCAGAGGGGAAGATCCGCTGGCCGTCGCCGCGCAACATGAACATGCGCGACGTGCACGAGAACCACTACCACCTGAAGGCCTGCATCCTCGACCCGCTGTCGATCGCCGGCTTCCGCGTGGTGGCGCATCTGTCGACGGAAGAGAACTCGAGCAATGCGACCCGCTACGTGGTGGTGGTCGATGCCGAATCCTCGCGCACGCTGGCCTTCGTCGACGAGACCTGGAGCTATGCGCAGCGCACTGTCGCCTCTATCGTGATGGCTGCGCGCAAGCTCGCGCTGCCCGATGCCGGCGTACTGGCCCTGGTCGGGGCGGGCAACCTCGCGACCACCGCGCTCGAGTACTACTCGAAGCTCTTCAACCTGCGCGAGGTGCGCGTCGTTTCGCGCCGGCCGCATACCCGCGAGGCGCTGGCAAGCCGCGCCGAGTCGCACTACAAGATCCCCGCCCGCGCGATGGACAGCATCGAGGCTGCGGTCTCCGGGGCCGACCTGGTGCTCACCGCCACCAACAGCGGCAAGGCGCTGATCGAGGCGGCGTGGATCGCGCCCGGCGCGGTCGTGGCGACCCTCGACACCGCCGAACCGGGCCGCGACTACGCCGAGCAGGCCGACCTGTTCGTCGTCGACAGCCGCGAGCAGCTGCAGAAGGAACTGCTCGAACTGTTCGGCGAGGAAGGTCCGGGCTGGGTCGATGCGACGGTGGCCGAGGTCGTCGGTGGCAAGCATCCCGGCCGCACCGATCCAAAGCAGCGCGCACTGATCGTCACCCAGGGCATGGCCAGCCAGGACATCGCGCTCGCGCACCTGGCCTATGTGCGAGCGGTCGAGCGCAAGCTCGGCCTGGTGATGCCCGCAGGCGGCGCCTGA
- a CDS encoding MliC family protein, which translates to MHTVREDTAATVAAAVAVATAPAAAPRTRRHRLLLPALLLVIAATLSGCRWLRPGPAAVQPPAAAAGPATAAPAGMQPRLLAEGWRCEDGQTLGTRALAGLKTVELRIGEVRRTLPQAASASGVRFEDADWLFWQRGAQAMLQRKPAPPVYCNEVRALSLVEDARARGITFRGQGSAPGWLLEVGPDNRVVLSGPAGSRDIEGRHEWPDLTAAPGPAYGSTRYTAEAGGRRHVIVVLPDPCVDDISGERFPAAVLIEVDGRRLRGCGTPIAH; encoded by the coding sequence ATGCATACCGTCCGCGAAGACACGGCGGCGACCGTAGCGGCGGCCGTCGCCGTCGCCACTGCCCCCGCTGCCGCGCCACGTACGCGGCGGCACCGCCTGCTGCTGCCTGCACTGCTGCTGGTGATTGCCGCGACCCTGTCTGGCTGCCGCTGGCTGCGCCCCGGCCCCGCGGCGGTCCAGCCACCGGCCGCGGCGGCCGGGCCGGCAACGGCAGCGCCGGCAGGCATGCAGCCCCGCCTGCTCGCCGAGGGCTGGCGCTGCGAGGACGGCCAGACCCTGGGCACGCGCGCGTTGGCCGGGCTGAAGACGGTCGAACTGCGCATCGGCGAGGTGCGTCGGACACTGCCTCAGGCGGCCAGTGCATCGGGCGTGCGTTTCGAGGATGCCGACTGGCTGTTCTGGCAACGCGGCGCGCAGGCGATGCTCCAGCGCAAGCCGGCACCGCCGGTGTATTGCAACGAGGTGCGTGCGCTGTCGCTCGTCGAGGATGCACGGGCACGCGGCATCACCTTTCGTGGCCAGGGCAGCGCGCCCGGCTGGTTGCTGGAGGTGGGGCCGGACAATCGCGTCGTGCTGTCGGGGCCGGCCGGCAGCCGGGACATCGAGGGTCGGCACGAATGGCCGGACCTGACCGCCGCGCCCGGCCCGGCCTATGGCAGCACGCGCTACACCGCCGAGGCTGGCGGACGCCGCCATGTGATCGTCGTGCTGCCCGACCCGTGCGTCGACGACATCAGTGGCGAACGGTTCCCGGCGGCCGTGCTGATCGAGGTGGATGGCCGCCGGCTGCGCGGTTGCGGCACGCCGATCGCGCACTGA
- a CDS encoding tripartite tricarboxylate transporter substrate binding protein, giving the protein MPAVAALCVLLGTQAAASIAQAQQPGAWPSRPVRMLVGLPPGGTTDLMARATAARLSDGVGQPVVVDNRPGASGAIAGELIARATPDGHTLGLVTTSTHSVAPLLLSVPRFDPRRDFTHVTLVGTTPYVLLSSAAFPAKTMREAIDYLRANSGRLNYASAGAGTLGHLITEAFLTELRVSMTHVPYKGAAPVYPELMADRISLFFDNPGSSVQLVKAGKVRALAVSRPVAVLPGVPTLIEAGLKGFDPVFWYGVVGPAGIPRPVVERVQGELAKSFSSDAGRAELAGFGVDAVLSRPEAFEAQNRADIERWGKVAKALGLKID; this is encoded by the coding sequence GTGCCGGCCGTCGCCGCACTGTGCGTGCTGCTGGGTACGCAGGCTGCCGCGTCCATCGCGCAGGCGCAGCAGCCTGGCGCATGGCCGTCGCGACCGGTGCGCATGCTGGTCGGCCTGCCTCCGGGTGGAACCACCGACCTGATGGCGCGGGCCACGGCGGCGCGGCTGTCCGACGGCGTCGGCCAGCCGGTGGTGGTCGACAACCGGCCCGGTGCCAGCGGTGCGATCGCGGGCGAACTGATCGCGCGCGCGACACCGGACGGCCATACGCTCGGGCTGGTCACCACCAGCACGCACTCGGTCGCACCGCTGCTGCTGTCGGTGCCACGCTTCGATCCGCGCAGGGACTTCACCCATGTGACGCTGGTCGGCACCACGCCGTACGTGCTGCTGTCCTCGGCGGCCTTCCCCGCCAAGACGATGCGCGAGGCGATCGACTACCTGCGTGCCAACAGTGGAAGGCTCAACTACGCGAGCGCCGGCGCCGGCACGCTCGGCCACCTGATCACCGAGGCCTTCCTGACCGAACTGCGGGTATCCATGACCCATGTGCCCTACAAGGGTGCGGCGCCGGTCTATCCCGAGCTGATGGCCGACCGGATCTCGCTGTTCTTCGACAACCCGGGCTCGTCGGTGCAGCTCGTGAAGGCCGGCAAGGTACGTGCGCTCGCGGTCAGCCGGCCGGTGGCGGTGCTGCCCGGCGTGCCGACCCTGATCGAGGCCGGCCTGAAGGGCTTCGACCCGGTCTTCTGGTACGGCGTGGTCGGGCCGGCAGGTATTCCGCGCCCGGTGGTCGAGCGGGTGCAGGGCGAACTGGCGAAGTCGTTCTCGAGCGACGCGGGCCGCGCCGAACTGGCCGGCTTCGGCGTCGACGCCGTGCTGTCGCGCCCGGAGGCCTTCGAGGCACAGAACCGTGCCGACATCGAGCGCTGGGGCAAGGTCGCGAAGGCGCTCGGGCTGAAGATCGACTGA
- a CDS encoding redoxin family protein, whose product MAALQPGTAAPDFSLASHTGATLTLASFRGRRAVVTFLPFAFTGG is encoded by the coding sequence ATGGCCGCTCTTCAACCCGGCACAGCCGCGCCGGATTTCTCGCTCGCATCGCACACCGGTGCCACGCTCACGCTCGCCAGCTTCCGCGGCCGGCGCGCCGTGGTGACCTTCCTGCCCTTCGCATTTACCGGTGGGTGA
- a CDS encoding alpha/beta hydrolase, with the protein MAAPYDPAARHAVACRDIEFRKTPTRTLLARIYQPEGPGPFPPVLHLHGGAWNNKDRLHNPIMAHALAASGLLLVSIDLTRAPEAPYPANVQDAHLGVRWLKAHAREWNADPSLLGIVGSSSGGHIAQLIAMQPHKPVYGALPLAEAPALDAGGVRYVATRSPISDPQARYDHAKQRDWTEMIDNSLRYFQPWDTISEANPQAILDRGEPVEVPPMLVMQGGADDNVLPGLQERFAQSYRDAGGICDLEIFEGCDHAWVDDPGPQTDRAIAVVKAFIARSLSS; encoded by the coding sequence ATGGCTGCACCGTACGATCCCGCCGCGCGCCATGCGGTTGCCTGCCGGGACATCGAGTTCCGCAAGACCCCGACGCGCACGCTGCTCGCGCGCATCTACCAGCCGGAAGGACCCGGCCCGTTCCCGCCGGTGCTGCACCTGCACGGCGGCGCCTGGAACAACAAGGACCGGCTGCACAATCCGATCATGGCCCATGCGCTCGCCGCCAGCGGCCTGCTGCTGGTGTCGATCGACCTGACCCGTGCGCCCGAGGCACCGTACCCTGCCAACGTGCAGGATGCCCATCTGGGCGTGCGCTGGCTGAAGGCCCATGCCCGCGAGTGGAATGCCGATCCGTCCCTGCTCGGCATCGTCGGCAGCTCCAGCGGCGGCCACATCGCGCAGCTGATCGCGATGCAGCCGCACAAGCCGGTGTACGGCGCGCTGCCGCTGGCCGAAGCCCCTGCCCTCGATGCCGGCGGCGTGCGCTATGTCGCGACCCGCTCGCCGATCAGCGACCCGCAGGCGCGCTACGACCATGCGAAGCAGCGCGACTGGACCGAGATGATCGACAACAGCCTGCGCTACTTCCAGCCGTGGGACACGATCTCGGAGGCGAACCCGCAGGCCATCCTCGACCGCGGCGAGCCGGTCGAGGTACCGCCGATGCTGGTGATGCAGGGCGGCGCCGACGACAACGTGCTGCCCGGGCTGCAGGAACGCTTCGCGCAATCCTACCGGGATGCAGGCGGTATCTGCGACCTGGAGATCTTCGAAGGCTGCGACCATGCCTGGGTCGACGATCCGGGTCCGCAGACCGATCGCGCGATAGCGGTGGTGAAGGCTTTCATCGCACGATCGCTGTCGTCCTGA
- a CDS encoding class II aldolase/adducin family protein, protein MDTPTPDPRLNLIDPDPDVAFDRAVGESYVRYAGMLNQRGYVQSSLGNMVIRVPHPKYADGLCYVKPQGLSLEEATIDDLVITDIPHGAIVHGTRATTVGHQMNREILRLRPDVNCVIHLHHDETIAFLAAGFEEIRSTSLTFSYLMQKPAAYLPAHLNVEEDVAPIKTFIHDTNCIVMRRHGFTVLGRSVSEAYHRTNVLVSEVKRNIIVETLCAARGTRGEYLSKEDMQWMFERGDAVVYPEAKQAGKA, encoded by the coding sequence ATGGACACCCCGACGCCGGACCCGCGCCTGAACCTCATCGACCCCGATCCCGACGTCGCCTTCGACCGCGCGGTGGGCGAGTCGTACGTCCGCTACGCGGGGATGCTCAACCAACGCGGCTACGTGCAGAGCTCGCTCGGCAACATGGTGATCCGCGTGCCCCATCCCAAGTACGCCGACGGCCTGTGCTACGTGAAGCCGCAGGGGCTGTCGCTGGAAGAGGCGACGATCGACGACCTGGTGATCACCGACATCCCGCATGGCGCGATCGTGCATGGCACCCGGGCCACCACCGTCGGCCACCAGATGAACCGGGAGATCCTGCGCCTGCGCCCCGACGTCAACTGCGTGATCCACCTGCACCATGACGAGACGATCGCATTCCTTGCCGCCGGCTTCGAGGAGATCCGCTCCACCTCGCTCACCTTCTCGTACCTGATGCAGAAGCCTGCCGCCTACCTGCCGGCGCACCTGAACGTCGAGGAGGACGTGGCGCCGATCAAGACCTTCATCCACGACACCAACTGCATCGTGATGCGCAGGCATGGCTTCACCGTGCTCGGGCGATCGGTGTCCGAGGCCTACCATCGCACCAACGTCCTGGTGTCCGAGGTGAAGCGCAACATCATCGTCGAGACCCTGTGCGCCGCGCGAGGCACCCGGGGCGAGTACCTGTCGAAGGAAGACATGCAATGGATGTTCGAGCGCGGCGATGCGGTCGTCTACCCGGAGGCGAAGCAGGCGGGCAAGGCATGA
- a CDS encoding DUF945 family protein: MNKSAKIAVLTLGGIAVIGAGWAGASIYAGRIAAAEMGSLVARAPGGSGVSIAAARHDTGLFSSGGTFEVRFDEHCDTTGGAGGIALKVDYRVSHLIRPGSMMRFDWTMVPSGEVGAALSKVTNGALRLDGQGTVGYGRQVASSLAMPELVLGSGAQAMRVSAGSGQATLAGSAFGMQWKTERIAGRGAGSALEVLNFGIDVDLKDRVRGTGSMALSVDRVGTGLGTAEGFRLVTAAAERGDRTDVTITPSLRTFTMPGQKASDLSMQISLRDLHTASLEAIQQIGRESCGFKSLKAEEEQKLRAAVRTALTGGLSLGITEVKGSVGDGSLEGFLKVELKKAAQAAVAAAGAEPVAIELANLLTSSGEITVKGNAINAGQRQMAVGMGIATEVPGGLKATFEYADGLFKANGRVFDASAVQVALSTADRRLNTFLGVSMPARAEPGEGRAPGPDVSSATSLAAPAKPASPVNSAVPSGANSAAAAPNAYPASNFR; the protein is encoded by the coding sequence ATGAACAAGTCCGCAAAGATCGCCGTGCTCACGCTCGGCGGCATCGCAGTCATCGGCGCCGGATGGGCTGGCGCCAGCATCTATGCCGGCCGGATCGCCGCCGCTGAAATGGGCAGCCTGGTTGCACGCGCGCCCGGGGGATCCGGGGTGAGCATTGCCGCCGCGCGCCACGACACCGGGCTGTTTTCGTCCGGCGGAACCTTCGAAGTACGCTTCGACGAGCACTGCGACACCACCGGGGGCGCCGGCGGGATCGCGCTCAAGGTCGACTATCGCGTGTCGCACCTGATCCGCCCGGGTTCGATGATGCGCTTCGACTGGACCATGGTGCCGTCGGGCGAAGTCGGTGCGGCGCTGTCCAAGGTCACCAACGGCGCGTTGCGGCTGGACGGGCAGGGAACGGTCGGCTACGGCCGGCAGGTCGCGTCCAGCCTCGCGATGCCTGAACTCGTCCTCGGCAGTGGCGCGCAGGCGATGCGCGTGTCGGCCGGCAGCGGCCAGGCAACGCTCGCCGGCAGTGCCTTCGGCATGCAGTGGAAGACCGAACGCATCGCCGGTCGCGGCGCGGGCAGCGCGCTGGAAGTGCTGAACTTCGGGATCGACGTCGATCTCAAGGACCGTGTGCGCGGTACCGGCAGCATGGCATTGAGCGTCGACCGGGTCGGCACCGGGTTGGGCACTGCCGAAGGCTTTCGCCTGGTGACAGCGGCCGCCGAGCGCGGCGACCGTACCGATGTGACGATCACGCCGAGCCTGCGCACCTTCACCATGCCCGGGCAGAAGGCGAGCGACCTGTCGATGCAGATCTCGCTGCGCGACCTGCATACCGCCAGCCTCGAGGCGATCCAGCAGATCGGTCGCGAGAGCTGTGGCTTCAAATCGCTCAAGGCCGAGGAAGAGCAGAAGCTGCGCGCGGCGGTGCGTACTGCGCTGACCGGTGGCCTGTCGCTGGGCATCACGGAGGTCAAGGGCAGCGTCGGCGACGGCAGCCTCGAAGGCTTCCTGAAGGTCGAACTCAAGAAGGCCGCACAGGCCGCGGTGGCGGCCGCCGGCGCCGAGCCTGTCGCGATAGAGCTGGCGAACCTGCTGACCTCGAGCGGCGAGATCACCGTCAAGGGTAATGCGATCAATGCCGGGCAGCGCCAGATGGCGGTCGGCATGGGCATCGCCACCGAAGTGCCCGGCGGCCTGAAGGCGACGTTCGAGTACGCCGATGGCCTGTTCAAGGCGAATGGCCGGGTGTTCGACGCCAGCGCGGTGCAGGTTGCACTGTCGACGGCGGACCGCCGCCTGAACACGTTCCTCGGGGTGTCGATGCCTGCGCGGGCCGAACCCGGGGAAGGGCGGGCACCGGGACCCGATGTCTCGAGCGCCACCAGCCTTGCTGCGCCCGCCAAGCCCGCCAGCCCTGTGAATTCGGCGGTGCCCTCCGGTGCGAACAGTGCCGCTGCTGCACCGAATGCATACCCCGCAAGCAATTTCCGATGA
- a CDS encoding alpha/beta hydrolase translates to MATRYDPDATFEVRTWDVEFRRTPKRQLMARIYQPQGIGPFPVVLDLHGGAWNNKDRFANVPMDEALAASGLLVVAIDLTLAPEAPYPASVQDAHYGVRWLKANCEQWKGDPSTVGVLGSSSGGHLAQLIGMRPADARYAALPLEGHPGIDASLRYVATRSPISDPHARHLNAERRGVEDMVRRSSIYWSPPGSIHEGNPQEILDRGEKVALPPMLVMQGGDDDNVLPEIQVKFAESYRKAGGDCTCEVFEGCGHIWVADPGPQTDRAHAMVKAFIARVLARG, encoded by the coding sequence ATGGCCACGCGCTACGACCCGGATGCGACCTTCGAAGTACGGACCTGGGATGTCGAGTTCCGCAGGACGCCGAAGCGCCAGCTGATGGCGCGCATCTACCAGCCGCAGGGCATCGGCCCGTTCCCGGTCGTGCTCGACCTGCACGGCGGTGCCTGGAACAACAAGGACCGCTTCGCCAACGTGCCGATGGACGAGGCGCTCGCCGCCAGCGGCCTGCTGGTGGTGGCGATCGACCTGACCCTCGCGCCGGAAGCGCCCTACCCCGCCTCGGTGCAGGACGCGCACTACGGCGTGCGCTGGCTGAAGGCCAACTGTGAGCAGTGGAAGGGCGACCCGTCCACCGTCGGCGTGCTCGGCAGTTCGAGCGGCGGGCACCTCGCCCAGCTGATCGGAATGCGTCCGGCGGATGCGCGCTATGCTGCGCTGCCGCTGGAAGGCCATCCCGGGATCGACGCCAGCCTGCGCTACGTGGCCACGCGCTCGCCGATCAGCGACCCGCATGCACGCCATCTCAACGCCGAGCGGCGCGGGGTGGAGGACATGGTGCGCCGGTCGTCGATCTACTGGAGCCCGCCCGGGTCGATCCACGAAGGCAACCCGCAGGAGATCCTCGACCGCGGCGAGAAGGTCGCCCTGCCACCCATGCTCGTGATGCAGGGCGGCGACGACGACAACGTGCTGCCGGAGATCCAGGTGAAGTTCGCCGAGTCATACCGCAAGGCCGGCGGCGACTGCACCTGCGAGGTCTTCGAGGGCTGCGGCCACATCTGGGTGGCCGACCCGGGGCCGCAGACCGACCGCGCGCATGCGATGGTGAAGGCCTTCATCGCGCGCGTGCTGGCCCGAGGCTGA